In Bacteroidota bacterium, a genomic segment contains:
- a CDS encoding NAD+ synthase, which produces ELFVNISASPFSMTKQATRRQILVDACREHGLPFVFVNQVGANTEIIFDGDSRVLDAGGTPLVTLPSFEEGYAVWDWASMKEKGTASPPQNGHTEERPHAEASIADLHDALVLGIRDYFAKTPVFAKTLIGLSGGIDSAVTCALAANALGPDRVVGITMPSAYSSSGSVSDSQALADALGIEFHEVSIRPAVDAFGAMLTDVFAGTEENVAEENVQARARGLTLMAVSNKFNYLLLTTGNKSEMAVGYATLYGDMSGGLAVLSDVFKQEVYALARHINDRAGREVIPENTITKPPSAELKPGQQDSDSLPPYDVLDHILRCYIEDHLPLDTIVAQTGYDAALVGRILRMVDRNEYKRRQAAPGLRVTTKAFGLGRRMPIVMKRTHTMAAVASS; this is translated from the coding sequence GAGCTGTTCGTCAACATCAGCGCGAGCCCGTTCTCGATGACGAAGCAGGCCACGCGCCGCCAGATCCTCGTCGACGCCTGCCGCGAGCACGGCCTGCCGTTCGTCTTCGTCAACCAGGTTGGCGCCAACACCGAGATCATCTTCGACGGCGACAGCCGCGTGCTCGACGCAGGTGGCACGCCGCTCGTCACGCTCCCCAGCTTTGAGGAGGGCTACGCTGTCTGGGACTGGGCGAGCATGAAGGAGAAGGGTACAGCTTCTCCACCGCAGAACGGTCACACGGAAGAACGGCCGCACGCTGAGGCCTCCATCGCCGACCTCCACGACGCGCTCGTGCTCGGCATCCGGGACTACTTCGCCAAGACGCCCGTCTTCGCCAAGACACTTATCGGACTCTCCGGCGGCATTGACTCGGCGGTGACGTGCGCGCTCGCGGCGAACGCGCTTGGGCCGGACCGCGTGGTTGGGATCACGATGCCCTCGGCGTACTCCTCGTCGGGCTCCGTCTCCGATTCGCAGGCGCTCGCCGACGCGCTCGGCATCGAGTTCCACGAGGTGTCGATACGCCCGGCCGTGGACGCCTTCGGAGCGATGCTCACGGACGTCTTCGCGGGCACCGAGGAGAACGTCGCTGAGGAGAACGTCCAGGCGCGCGCGCGCGGGCTCACGCTCATGGCGGTGTCGAACAAGTTCAATTACCTCCTCCTCACGACGGGTAACAAGTCGGAGATGGCCGTCGGCTACGCGACCCTCTACGGCGACATGTCGGGCGGCCTGGCCGTGCTCTCGGACGTGTTCAAGCAGGAGGTCTACGCCCTCGCGCGGCACATCAACGACCGCGCGGGCCGCGAAGTCATCCCCGAGAACACGATCACCAAGCCGCCGTCCGCCGAACTCAAGCCGGGCCAGCAGGACTCCGACTCGCTCCCGCCCTACGACGTCCTCGATCACATCCTGCGCTGCTACATTGAGGACCACCTCCCGCTCGACACCATCGTCGCGCAGACCGGCTACGACGCCGCGCTCGTCGGGCGCATCCTGCGCATGGTGGACCGCAACGAGTACAAGCGCCGCCAGGCCGCCCCCGGCCTCCGCGTCACCACGAAGGCGTTCGGCCTCGGCCGCCGCATGCCCATCGTAATGAAGCGCACCCACACGATGGCCGCGGTTGCGTCCAGCTGA